The DNA window ACTCAGTGGAGTTCCGCTTCTCAAACTAACGTCTGGTGAGGTCTGACGGGCAACGGCTGCACATCGCCACATTCCACGTCCCCGTCGATCGGGACGTCGAGCCGTCCGAGCGCATCTACGACGGCCTAGTGTTGAGTTAGGCACTCTGTACGCGCGGCGCGAATCCTGCCCGCTGGCACGGCGTTGGTTTGATCGAAGAAGGTCTCTTGTCTACCTCCTGAACCGCTGTGCCTCTCCGAAGCTCGTGGCACTCGCCTACTGCAGCTTCTCAACCCTGCTCAACCGGCCGAGCCATTCGATGAGGAGCTGGGTCTCCGCCCTGCCGAGGACATCCGGTTGTGCTGCAGCGAGCTCGATGGCAGTGGTGAGCGAGTCGTTGTCTCGTGTTCCCTTGCCGGTGATCGCCGAGATAGCGCCTTCACGGACAGTTTGAGACAGGGCAGGATCCGGCGCTGCCAGGATGATCTGGCGCAGGGTGACGCCGATGTTGGTCACTAGGATGTGCGCGGCAGCCTGCTCAGAGGGCACCAGAAGCCTGCCCTGTTCGGCGGCCCGCGCCGTGAGCGCGCGCAGGATCTCGCTGGGACGGGACTGCGCCTCGGGGGAGTGCCCAGGGCGGACCTTCCCGTACATCAGAGTGTAGAACCCGGGGTTGGCCAGACCGAAGGCGACGTGGGCATCCCAGCCGGCACGGATGTCCTGGATGGGATCGCCCGAGGACTCCATCGACGACTTCTCGTTCAGGTAGAGGTCGAACCCGTGCTCGATGACAGCGTCGATCAGCCCTTGCTTGGAGCCGAAGAAGTGGTAGAGCGTCGGCATCTTCACCCCGACTGCGTCGCACACCGCGCGCAGGGAGAACTCCTCGCCGGGGGCGGCGGCGATGAGGTCGGCGGCTGCCGCTATCAGTCGCTCCCGTGTATCGCTTGTCGGTGCTCCTGTCATAGTGCTACGTTAGCGTATGTAGCAGAGTAATACTGTTGCATATCAACGATATGGAGGGCTGTCATGGCCGATCACACGCTCAACGGCAAGAACGTCCTGATCGCGGGCGGCGCGAAGAACCTCGGCGGGCTGGTCGCTCGTCAAGCAGCCGAGGCCGGCGCGAACGTCGCGATCCACTACAACTCCGACTCCAGTCGCGCGGACGCGGAGCAGACGCTGGCCGCCGTCGAAGCGGCTGGAGGCAAGGGCGCGGTGTTTCAGGGGGACCTCACGGTTCCGGCGAACGTGGCCGAACTGTTCGCCGACGCTGAGGCGGCTCTGGGGACGATCGATGTCGCGGTGAACACGGCGGGCAAGGTGCTGCGCAAGCCGATCGTGGAGACCACCGAGGACGAGTACGACTCGATGTTCGACATCAACTCCAAGGCCGCTTACTTCTTCATCCAGGAGGCCGGCAAGAACCTCGCCGACGGCGGCAAGATCATCACCATCGTCACCGCGCTGCTGGCCGCGTTCACCGACGGCTACTCCACCTACGCCGGAGGCAAGTCGCCGGTGGAGCACTTCACTC is part of the Brachybacterium ginsengisoli genome and encodes:
- a CDS encoding TetR/AcrR family transcriptional regulator gives rise to the protein MTGAPTSDTRERLIAAAADLIAAAPGEEFSLRAVCDAVGVKMPTLYHFFGSKQGLIDAVIEHGFDLYLNEKSSMESSGDPIQDIRAGWDAHVAFGLANPGFYTLMYGKVRPGHSPEAQSRPSEILRALTARAAEQGRLLVPSEQAAAHILVTNIGVTLRQIILAAPDPALSQTVREGAISAITGKGTRDNDSLTTAIELAAAQPDVLGRAETQLLIEWLGRLSRVEKLQ
- a CDS encoding SDR family oxidoreductase, with the translated sequence MADHTLNGKNVLIAGGAKNLGGLVARQAAEAGANVAIHYNSDSSRADAEQTLAAVEAAGGKGAVFQGDLTVPANVAELFADAEAALGTIDVAVNTAGKVLRKPIVETTEDEYDSMFDINSKAAYFFIQEAGKNLADGGKIITIVTALLAAFTDGYSTYAGGKSPVEHFTRAAAKEFADRGISVTAIAPGPMDTPFFYGQETPERVEFHKSQGMGGQLTKIEDIAPIVRFLASEGWWITGQTIFANGGYTTR